In Candidatus Methylomirabilota bacterium, a single window of DNA contains:
- a CDS encoding LLM class flavin-dependent oxidoreductase, whose product MKLGVYLNAQHPRGDDPARRFAETLEQARMIRALGFDSIWGGEHHATPGFHYFPLLPMLQRLAAEAEGLAFGTNLVLLPLHNPVEIAEFAAFLDVTTGGRFTLGVGLGYRSEEFAIFGVRMAERVGRLTEGVELIRRLWTEDEVTHHGPHWTLDNVTIRPRPLQTPRPLILVGSQVHAGIERAARIADGWLVVPVPTVDEFASQVRTFAAARAAAGRPAAAEIGRLLEVSCAADEDAAIRRAAPYLLEKYAAYLSWGIPGITLDPTASPEEQLRRLARNRFAVGSPAEVTEALLAQAKAGATHATMRVSWPGMPQKDVLAGIELLGTTVLPDVRRRLAAG is encoded by the coding sequence ATGAAGCTCGGCGTCTACCTGAACGCGCAGCATCCCCGCGGCGACGATCCCGCGCGCCGCTTCGCGGAGACGCTCGAGCAGGCGCGCATGATCCGCGCCCTCGGCTTCGACTCCATCTGGGGCGGCGAGCATCATGCCACGCCGGGCTTCCACTATTTTCCGCTGCTGCCCATGCTGCAGCGCCTGGCCGCGGAAGCGGAGGGGCTCGCCTTCGGCACCAACCTGGTCCTGCTGCCCCTCCACAACCCGGTCGAGATCGCCGAGTTCGCCGCCTTCCTGGACGTCACCACTGGCGGCCGATTCACGCTTGGCGTCGGGCTCGGCTATCGCAGCGAGGAGTTCGCGATCTTCGGCGTGCGGATGGCCGAGCGGGTGGGCCGGCTCACCGAGGGCGTGGAGCTGATCCGCCGGCTGTGGACCGAGGACGAGGTCACCCATCACGGCCCCCACTGGACCCTCGACAATGTCACGATCCGCCCGCGCCCGCTCCAGACGCCGCGCCCGCTCATCCTGGTCGGCTCACAAGTGCACGCGGGCATCGAGCGCGCCGCGCGCATCGCCGACGGGTGGCTCGTGGTGCCCGTGCCCACCGTCGACGAGTTCGCGAGCCAGGTCCGCACCTTCGCGGCGGCGCGGGCGGCAGCGGGCCGGCCCGCCGCGGCCGAGATCGGCCGGCTCCTCGAAGTCTCCTGCGCGGCCGACGAGGACGCGGCGATCCGGCGGGCGGCGCCCTACCTGCTGGAGAAGTATGCGGCGTATCTCTCGTGGGGCATTCCCGGCATCACGCTCGACCCCACGGCGTCGCCCGAGGAGCAGCTTCGGCGGCTCGCACGCAACCGGTTCGCGGTGGGCTCGCCCGCCGAGGTCACGGAGGCGCTGCTCGCGCAGGCGAAGGCCGGCGCCACGCACGCCACCATGCGCGTGAGCTGGCCCGGCATGCCGCAGAAGGACGTGCTCGCCGGCATCGAGCTCCTCGGCACCACGGTGCTGCCCGACGTGCGGCGCCGACTCGCCGCGGGCTAG
- a CDS encoding isocitrate lyase/phosphoenolpyruvate mutase family protein, giving the protein MPTQAQKAATFRALHERAGAFIIPNPWDAGTARLLASLGFEALATTSLGLSNMLGKVDGTNAVSRAEVLANCRVIAEATDLPVNADLENGYAHEPRAAAEMLRLAAEAGVVGGSIEDATGEADRPIYDFAHAVERVHAAVEVVRKLPVPFVFTARAENLIHGRLDLDDTIRRLQAFEKAGADVLYAPGLRDLATIRTVVSSVGKPVNVVMSHGDPALTLAELSAAGVKRISVGGSLSRLALAAFLRGAREMKDRGGFTWMRETIPGKDLKEVFGKWS; this is encoded by the coding sequence ATGCCCACGCAGGCGCAGAAGGCGGCGACGTTCCGGGCCCTCCACGAGCGGGCGGGGGCCTTCATCATTCCCAACCCCTGGGACGCGGGCACCGCGCGTCTCCTCGCGAGCCTCGGCTTCGAGGCGCTGGCCACCACCAGCCTGGGTCTCTCGAACATGCTGGGCAAGGTCGACGGCACCAATGCGGTCAGTCGCGCCGAGGTGCTCGCCAACTGCCGCGTGATTGCGGAGGCGACCGACCTGCCCGTGAACGCCGACCTGGAGAACGGCTACGCGCACGAGCCGCGCGCCGCCGCCGAGATGCTCCGGCTCGCCGCGGAGGCCGGCGTGGTCGGCGGCTCCATCGAGGACGCCACCGGCGAGGCCGATCGGCCCATCTACGACTTCGCCCATGCGGTGGAGCGCGTGCACGCGGCAGTGGAGGTGGTGCGCAAGCTGCCCGTGCCGTTCGTCTTCACCGCGCGGGCCGAGAACCTGATTCACGGCCGCCTCGACCTCGACGACACCATCCGGCGGCTCCAGGCCTTCGAGAAGGCGGGGGCCGACGTGCTCTACGCGCCGGGGCTCCGCGACCTCGCCACCATCCGCACCGTGGTGTCATCCGTCGGCAAGCCGGTCAACGTGGTGATGAGCCACGGCGATCCCGCGCTGACGCTGGCCGAGCTGTCCGCGGCGGGCGTGAAGCGCATCAGCGTGGGCGGCTCGCTCTCGCGGCTCGCCCTCGCCGCCTTCCTCCGCGGCGCCCGCGAGATGAAGGACCGCGGCGGGTTCACCTGGATGCGGGAAACGATTCCGGGCAAGGACCTGAAGGAGGTCTTCGGCAAGTGGTCGTGA
- a CDS encoding PAS domain S-box protein has translation MSDFGASERLRAAFEISPTILTVTDVETGRILEVNEAFLHVTGYHRDEVIGRTVPEIGLWTDPAQREAGLAALRAGRPVRGVEARFRTKRGDEVWAVASAEMVQIEGRRCVVTALMDITDRVRAETALRESERRFAQAFNANPLPMSIVSLRDGRHLAVNEAALRHSGYTREEMLGRTKPELGFWVAEGERDRLLDKLRGGGQARDFEATFRTKTGEHRFLLVNSEVVTYAGEPAVLSVSLDITERKQYDAERESRRREAEALTRAKDEFLAMLGHELRNPLGTITNTLGILDREVADGDTRRLLGVIGRQTAHLSRLVDDLLDVARVTSGKIALQRQPLDLRALAQGCLDALVQAGRTRHHTVTVEGPPLRVSGDPARLEQVVSNLLDNALKYTPPGGQVTVRIERVEGDAVLYVRDSGEGIRADLLERIFDLFVQEPQALDRTRGGLGLGLTLVRRLVELHGGSVAAASAGPGRGSEFSIRLPLLAEEDVPPPAPEGGLGPAAPRPHRILVVEDSADARETLSMLLRLSGHEVETSEDAAEGLEKLGAFAPDVMLVDIGLPGMDGYDLARRVRARPEARGVVLIALTGYGQVEDRRRAQAAGFDLHLTKPIDPDRLEKVLGEIARG, from the coding sequence GTGAGCGATTTCGGCGCCAGCGAGCGGCTGCGGGCGGCGTTCGAGATCTCGCCCACCATTCTCACCGTCACCGACGTCGAGACCGGCCGCATCCTCGAGGTCAACGAGGCGTTCCTCCACGTCACCGGCTATCACCGCGACGAGGTGATCGGCCGCACCGTCCCCGAGATCGGGCTCTGGACGGACCCGGCGCAGCGCGAAGCGGGGCTGGCCGCCCTCCGCGCGGGTCGGCCCGTGCGGGGCGTGGAGGCGCGCTTCCGCACGAAGCGGGGGGACGAGGTGTGGGCAGTCGCCTCCGCGGAGATGGTGCAGATCGAGGGCCGGCGTTGCGTGGTCACCGCGCTCATGGACATTACCGACCGCGTGCGGGCGGAGACCGCCCTCCGCGAGAGCGAGCGGCGCTTCGCCCAGGCCTTCAACGCGAATCCCCTGCCGATGTCCATCGTGAGCCTGCGCGACGGCCGGCACCTCGCCGTCAACGAGGCGGCGCTGCGGCACAGCGGCTACACGCGCGAGGAGATGCTGGGACGCACCAAGCCGGAGCTGGGATTCTGGGTCGCCGAGGGCGAGCGCGACCGCCTGCTCGACAAGCTGCGCGGGGGCGGGCAGGCGCGCGACTTCGAGGCGACGTTCCGCACCAAGACGGGCGAGCACCGGTTTCTGCTCGTGAACTCCGAGGTCGTGACCTACGCCGGAGAGCCCGCCGTGCTGAGCGTGTCCCTCGACATCACCGAGCGGAAGCAGTACGACGCCGAGCGCGAGAGCCGGCGGCGCGAAGCCGAGGCGCTCACCCGGGCCAAGGACGAGTTCCTCGCCATGCTCGGCCACGAGCTCCGGAATCCCCTGGGTACCATCACCAACACGCTGGGCATCCTGGATCGTGAGGTCGCCGACGGGGACACGCGGCGCCTCCTCGGCGTCATCGGCCGCCAGACCGCGCACCTGAGCCGACTGGTCGACGATCTTCTCGACGTGGCGCGCGTCACGTCGGGGAAGATCGCGCTGCAGCGGCAGCCCCTCGATCTGCGCGCGCTCGCCCAGGGCTGCCTCGACGCGCTCGTCCAGGCCGGGCGCACCCGCCACCACACCGTCACCGTGGAGGGACCGCCCCTGCGCGTGAGCGGCGATCCCGCGCGCCTGGAGCAGGTGGTCAGCAACCTCCTCGACAATGCTCTCAAGTACACGCCGCCCGGTGGGCAGGTGACGGTCCGGATCGAGCGGGTCGAGGGAGATGCCGTGCTGTACGTGCGCGACAGCGGCGAGGGGATTCGCGCGGACCTCCTCGAGCGCATCTTCGATCTCTTCGTGCAGGAGCCGCAGGCGCTCGACCGCACGCGGGGCGGCCTCGGCCTCGGGCTCACGCTCGTGCGCCGGCTCGTGGAGCTGCATGGCGGCTCGGTGGCGGCGGCCAGCGCGGGACCGGGGCGCGGCAGCGAGTTCAGCATCCGCCTGCCCCTCCTCGCGGAGGAGGACGTGCCCCCGCCGGCCCCCGAGGGCGGGCTCGGTCCGGCGGCGCCGCGCCCCCACCGGATCCTCGTCGTGGAGGACAGCGCCGACGCGCGCGAGACCTTGAGCATGCTGCTCCGCCTCTCCGGTCACGAGGTCGAGACATCCGAGGATGCGGCCGAGGGCCTCGAGAAGCTCGGCGCCTTCGCGCCGGACGTCATGCTCGTGGACATCGGGCTGCCCGGCATGGACGGCTACGACCTCGCGCGGCGCGTGCGGGCACGGCCGGAGGCGCGCGGTGTCGTGCTCATCGCATTGACCGGCTATGGGCAGGTCGAGGATCGACGCCGAGCGCAGGCCGCCGGCTTCGATCTCCACCTCACCAAGCCGATCGATCCCGACCGGCTGGAGAAGGTCCTCGGCGAGATCGCGCGCGGCTAG